One window from the genome of Vidua chalybeata isolate OUT-0048 chromosome 3, bVidCha1 merged haplotype, whole genome shotgun sequence encodes:
- the TMEM181 gene encoding transmembrane protein 181 isoform X2 has product MQRLAPMRLYTLSKRHFVLVFVVFFICFGLTVFIGIAGPNVIETSVARTDLNNSLKLKPFNLSSPPLSTYNQQLWLTCVVELDQHDGSLKKNVTMTVKVLGVVKDGSTPYVNNQVHNRTRLLSCAQKCSEIIVAHLGYLNYTQYNIFVSFEDLNKLTYTIQNITFTWKTYNPTFSQVEIWFRFVFVVLTFMVTCLFAHSLRKFSMRDWGIEQKWMSILLPLLLLYNDPFFPLSFLVNSWFPGMLDDLFQSLFLCALLLFWLCVYHGIRVQGERKCLTFYLPKLFIVGLLWLASVTLGIWQTVNEVHDPTYQYRVDTGNFQGMKIFFLVVATTYILYLLFLIVRACSELRNMPYVDLRLKFLTALTFVVLVISIVILYLRFGAQVLQDNFVAELSTHYQNSAEFLSFYGLLNFYLYTLAFVYSPSKNALYESQLKDNPAFSMLNDSDDDVIYGSDYEEMPLQNGQAIRAKYKEESDSD; this is encoded by the exons ATGCAAAG GCTGGCCCCGATGCGATTGTATACACTGTCCAAAAGGCATTTTGTTCTGGTCTTTGTAGtattctttatttgttttggtcTGACAGTCTTCATAGGAATAGCAG GTCCTAATGTAATTGAAACTTCTGTAGCAAGAACTGACCTAAATAATAGCCTAAAG CTGAAGCCATTTAATTTAAGTTCACCACCACTGTCAACTTACaaccagcagctgtggctgaccTGTGTGGTTGAGTTGGATCAGCATGATG GATCCCTCAAGAAGAATGTGACTATGACAGTCAAAGTCCTGGGAGTGGTGAAGGATGGAAGCACACCATACGTTAACAATCAAGTTCACAATCGGACGAGGTTACTCAGTTGTGCACAA AAATGCAGTGAAATCATTGTTGCTCACCTGGGCTACCTGAACTACACTCAGTACAACATATTTGTTAGCTTTGAAGATCTAAACAAGTTAACGTACACCATCCAGAATATTACTTTCACA TGGAAGACTTATAATCCAACCTTTTCACAAGTGGAAATATGGTTCCGATTTGTCTTTGTAGTTCTTACTTTTATGGTCACG TGTCTGTTTGCACATTCCTTGCGGAAATTCTCCATGAGAGACTGGGGTATTGAACAGAAATGGATGTCCATCCTACTTCCTCTCTTGCTACTTTACAATG atccatttttccccctttcttttctgGTGAACAGCTGGTTTCCTGGAATGCTGGATGATCTATTCCAGTCACTGTTTCTGTGTgcattgttgttgttttggctTTGTGTCTACCATGGTATAAGAGTACAG GGGGAAAGGAAGTGCTTAACTTTCTATCTGCCCAAACTCTTTATTGTTGGACTGTTGTGGCTGGCCTCTGTTACATTGGGAATATGGCAAAC TGTGAATGAAGTACATGACCCTACATATCAATACAGAGTTGACACAGGTAATTTCCAG GGAATGAAAATCTTCTTCCTTGTGGTGGCAACCACATACATTCTTTACCTTTTGTTCCTGATAGTGAGGGCATGCTCAGAACTTCGAAACATGCCTTATGTTG ATCTCAGGTTAAAATTCTTGACTGCATTAACCTTTGTGGTGCTTGTCATTAG cattGTTATACTCTACCTACGCTTTGGAGCACAGGTTCTACAGGACAACTTTGTTGCTGAGCTGTCAACTCATTATCAGAACT CAGCAGAATTCTTATCATTTTATGGATTATTGAACTTTTATCTCTACACATTAGCCTTTGTGTATTCCCCCTCGAAGAATGCACTGTATG aATCACAGTTGAAAGACAATCCTGCTTTTTCTATGCTGAATGATTCAGATGACGATGTGATTTATGG GAGTGACTATGAAGAGATGCCTCTTCAGAATGGCCAAGCTATTAGAGCCAAGTATAAAGAAGAGTCGGACAGTGATTGA
- the TMEM181 gene encoding transmembrane protein 181 isoform X3 yields the protein MRLYTLSKRHFVLVFVVFFICFGLTVFIGIAGPNVIETSVARTDLNNSLKLKPFNLSSPPLSTYNQQLWLTCVVELDQHDGSLKKNVTMTVKVLGVVKDGSTPYVNNQVHNRTRLLSCAQKCSEIIVAHLGYLNYTQYNIFVSFEDLNKLTYTIQNITFTWKTYNPTFSQVEIWFRFVFVVLTFMVTCLFAHSLRKFSMRDWGIEQKWMSILLPLLLLYNDPFFPLSFLVNSWFPGMLDDLFQSLFLCALLLFWLCVYHGIRVQGERKCLTFYLPKLFIVGLLWLASVTLGIWQTVNEVHDPTYQYRVDTGNFQGMKIFFLVVATTYILYLLFLIVRACSELRNMPYVDLRLKFLTALTFVVLVISIVILYLRFGAQVLQDNFVAELSTHYQNSAEFLSFYGLLNFYLYTLAFVYSPSKNALYESQLKDNPAFSMLNDSDDDVIYGSDYEEMPLQNGQAIRAKYKEESDSD from the exons ATGCGATTGTATACACTGTCCAAAAGGCATTTTGTTCTGGTCTTTGTAGtattctttatttgttttggtcTGACAGTCTTCATAGGAATAGCAG GTCCTAATGTAATTGAAACTTCTGTAGCAAGAACTGACCTAAATAATAGCCTAAAG CTGAAGCCATTTAATTTAAGTTCACCACCACTGTCAACTTACaaccagcagctgtggctgaccTGTGTGGTTGAGTTGGATCAGCATGATG GATCCCTCAAGAAGAATGTGACTATGACAGTCAAAGTCCTGGGAGTGGTGAAGGATGGAAGCACACCATACGTTAACAATCAAGTTCACAATCGGACGAGGTTACTCAGTTGTGCACAA AAATGCAGTGAAATCATTGTTGCTCACCTGGGCTACCTGAACTACACTCAGTACAACATATTTGTTAGCTTTGAAGATCTAAACAAGTTAACGTACACCATCCAGAATATTACTTTCACA TGGAAGACTTATAATCCAACCTTTTCACAAGTGGAAATATGGTTCCGATTTGTCTTTGTAGTTCTTACTTTTATGGTCACG TGTCTGTTTGCACATTCCTTGCGGAAATTCTCCATGAGAGACTGGGGTATTGAACAGAAATGGATGTCCATCCTACTTCCTCTCTTGCTACTTTACAATG atccatttttccccctttcttttctgGTGAACAGCTGGTTTCCTGGAATGCTGGATGATCTATTCCAGTCACTGTTTCTGTGTgcattgttgttgttttggctTTGTGTCTACCATGGTATAAGAGTACAG GGGGAAAGGAAGTGCTTAACTTTCTATCTGCCCAAACTCTTTATTGTTGGACTGTTGTGGCTGGCCTCTGTTACATTGGGAATATGGCAAAC TGTGAATGAAGTACATGACCCTACATATCAATACAGAGTTGACACAGGTAATTTCCAG GGAATGAAAATCTTCTTCCTTGTGGTGGCAACCACATACATTCTTTACCTTTTGTTCCTGATAGTGAGGGCATGCTCAGAACTTCGAAACATGCCTTATGTTG ATCTCAGGTTAAAATTCTTGACTGCATTAACCTTTGTGGTGCTTGTCATTAG cattGTTATACTCTACCTACGCTTTGGAGCACAGGTTCTACAGGACAACTTTGTTGCTGAGCTGTCAACTCATTATCAGAACT CAGCAGAATTCTTATCATTTTATGGATTATTGAACTTTTATCTCTACACATTAGCCTTTGTGTATTCCCCCTCGAAGAATGCACTGTATG aATCACAGTTGAAAGACAATCCTGCTTTTTCTATGCTGAATGATTCAGATGACGATGTGATTTATGG GAGTGACTATGAAGAGATGCCTCTTCAGAATGGCCAAGCTATTAGAGCCAAGTATAAAGAAGAGTCGGACAGTGATTGA
- the DYNLT1 gene encoding dynein light chain Tctex-type 1, whose product MDEFQTGEEASFLVDEVSSIIKEAIEGAIGGNAYQHSKVNQWTTSVVEQTLSQLTKLGKPFKYIVTCVIMQKNGAGLHTASSCFWDNSSDGTCTVRWENKTMYCIVSAFGLAI is encoded by the exons ATGGACGAGTTCCAGACGGGAGAGGAG GCTTCCTTTCTTGTTGATGAAGTCAGCAGCATTATTAAAGAg GCCATAGAGGGTGCCATCGGTGGCAATGCCTACCAGCACAGCAAAGTGAACCAGTGGACAACAAGCGTGGTGGAACAAACCCTGAGCCAGCTCACAAAGCTGGGGAAGCCCTTCAAGTACATCG TGACCTGTGTGATTATGCAAAAGAATGGCGCTGGGCTACATACAGCAAGCTCTTGCTTCTGGGACAACTCCAGTGATG gAACCTGCACTGTGAGATGGGAGAATAAGACCATGTACTGTATTGTCAGTGCCTTTGGACTTGCAATATAA
- the TMEM181 gene encoding transmembrane protein 181 isoform X4, translated as MEADFAAFGSPLCGEVKRFCRRVRETYREIQEDLTPYKDDRYYRLAPMRLYTLSKRHFVLVFVVFFICFGLTVFIGIAGPNVIETSVARTDLNNSLKLKPFNLSSPPLSTYNQQLWLTCVVELDQHDGSLKKNVTMTVKVLGVVKDGSTPYVNNQVHNRTRLLSCAQKCSEIIVAHLGYLNYTQYNIFVSFEDLNKLTYTIQNITFTWKTYNPTFSQVEIWFRFVFVVLTFMVTCLFAHSLRKFSMRDWGIEQKWMSILLPLLLLYNDPFFPLSFLVNSWFPGMLDDLFQSLFLCALLLFWLCVYHGIRVQGERKCLTFYLPKLFIVGLLWLASVTLGIWQTVNEVHDPTYQYRVDTGNFQGMKIFFLVVATTYILYLLFLIVRACSELRNMPYVDLRLKFLTALTFVVLVISIVILYLRFGAQVLQDNFVAELSTHYQNSAEFLSFYGLLNFYLYTLAFVYSPSKNALYESQLKDNPAFSMLNDSDDDVIYGSDYEEMPLQNGQAIRAKYKEESDSD; from the exons ATGGAGGCGGATTTCGCCGCCTTCGGGAGCCCGCTGTGCGGCGAGGTCAAGCGCTTCTGCCGGCGGGTGCGGGAGACGTACCGGGAGATCCAGGAGGACCTCACGCCCTACAAGGATGATCGTTACTACCG GCTGGCCCCGATGCGATTGTATACACTGTCCAAAAGGCATTTTGTTCTGGTCTTTGTAGtattctttatttgttttggtcTGACAGTCTTCATAGGAATAGCAG GTCCTAATGTAATTGAAACTTCTGTAGCAAGAACTGACCTAAATAATAGCCTAAAG CTGAAGCCATTTAATTTAAGTTCACCACCACTGTCAACTTACaaccagcagctgtggctgaccTGTGTGGTTGAGTTGGATCAGCATGATG GATCCCTCAAGAAGAATGTGACTATGACAGTCAAAGTCCTGGGAGTGGTGAAGGATGGAAGCACACCATACGTTAACAATCAAGTTCACAATCGGACGAGGTTACTCAGTTGTGCACAA AAATGCAGTGAAATCATTGTTGCTCACCTGGGCTACCTGAACTACACTCAGTACAACATATTTGTTAGCTTTGAAGATCTAAACAAGTTAACGTACACCATCCAGAATATTACTTTCACA TGGAAGACTTATAATCCAACCTTTTCACAAGTGGAAATATGGTTCCGATTTGTCTTTGTAGTTCTTACTTTTATGGTCACG TGTCTGTTTGCACATTCCTTGCGGAAATTCTCCATGAGAGACTGGGGTATTGAACAGAAATGGATGTCCATCCTACTTCCTCTCTTGCTACTTTACAATG atccatttttccccctttcttttctgGTGAACAGCTGGTTTCCTGGAATGCTGGATGATCTATTCCAGTCACTGTTTCTGTGTgcattgttgttgttttggctTTGTGTCTACCATGGTATAAGAGTACAG GGGGAAAGGAAGTGCTTAACTTTCTATCTGCCCAAACTCTTTATTGTTGGACTGTTGTGGCTGGCCTCTGTTACATTGGGAATATGGCAAAC TGTGAATGAAGTACATGACCCTACATATCAATACAGAGTTGACACAGGTAATTTCCAG GGAATGAAAATCTTCTTCCTTGTGGTGGCAACCACATACATTCTTTACCTTTTGTTCCTGATAGTGAGGGCATGCTCAGAACTTCGAAACATGCCTTATGTTG ATCTCAGGTTAAAATTCTTGACTGCATTAACCTTTGTGGTGCTTGTCATTAG cattGTTATACTCTACCTACGCTTTGGAGCACAGGTTCTACAGGACAACTTTGTTGCTGAGCTGTCAACTCATTATCAGAACT CAGCAGAATTCTTATCATTTTATGGATTATTGAACTTTTATCTCTACACATTAGCCTTTGTGTATTCCCCCTCGAAGAATGCACTGTATG aATCACAGTTGAAAGACAATCCTGCTTTTTCTATGCTGAATGATTCAGATGACGATGTGATTTATGG GAGTGACTATGAAGAGATGCCTCTTCAGAATGGCCAAGCTATTAGAGCCAAGTATAAAGAAGAGTCGGACAGTGATTGA
- the TMEM181 gene encoding transmembrane protein 181 isoform X1, whose amino-acid sequence MEPLAPMRLYTLSKRHFVLVFVVFFICFGLTVFIGIAGPNVIETSVARTDLNNSLKLKPFNLSSPPLSTYNQQLWLTCVVELDQHDGSLKKNVTMTVKVLGVVKDGSTPYVNNQVHNRTRLLSCAQKCSEIIVAHLGYLNYTQYNIFVSFEDLNKLTYTIQNITFTWKTYNPTFSQVEIWFRFVFVVLTFMVTCLFAHSLRKFSMRDWGIEQKWMSILLPLLLLYNDPFFPLSFLVNSWFPGMLDDLFQSLFLCALLLFWLCVYHGIRVQGERKCLTFYLPKLFIVGLLWLASVTLGIWQTVNEVHDPTYQYRVDTGNFQGMKIFFLVVATTYILYLLFLIVRACSELRNMPYVDLRLKFLTALTFVVLVISIVILYLRFGAQVLQDNFVAELSTHYQNSAEFLSFYGLLNFYLYTLAFVYSPSKNALYESQLKDNPAFSMLNDSDDDVIYGSDYEEMPLQNGQAIRAKYKEESDSD is encoded by the exons ATGGAGCC GCTGGCCCCGATGCGATTGTATACACTGTCCAAAAGGCATTTTGTTCTGGTCTTTGTAGtattctttatttgttttggtcTGACAGTCTTCATAGGAATAGCAG GTCCTAATGTAATTGAAACTTCTGTAGCAAGAACTGACCTAAATAATAGCCTAAAG CTGAAGCCATTTAATTTAAGTTCACCACCACTGTCAACTTACaaccagcagctgtggctgaccTGTGTGGTTGAGTTGGATCAGCATGATG GATCCCTCAAGAAGAATGTGACTATGACAGTCAAAGTCCTGGGAGTGGTGAAGGATGGAAGCACACCATACGTTAACAATCAAGTTCACAATCGGACGAGGTTACTCAGTTGTGCACAA AAATGCAGTGAAATCATTGTTGCTCACCTGGGCTACCTGAACTACACTCAGTACAACATATTTGTTAGCTTTGAAGATCTAAACAAGTTAACGTACACCATCCAGAATATTACTTTCACA TGGAAGACTTATAATCCAACCTTTTCACAAGTGGAAATATGGTTCCGATTTGTCTTTGTAGTTCTTACTTTTATGGTCACG TGTCTGTTTGCACATTCCTTGCGGAAATTCTCCATGAGAGACTGGGGTATTGAACAGAAATGGATGTCCATCCTACTTCCTCTCTTGCTACTTTACAATG atccatttttccccctttcttttctgGTGAACAGCTGGTTTCCTGGAATGCTGGATGATCTATTCCAGTCACTGTTTCTGTGTgcattgttgttgttttggctTTGTGTCTACCATGGTATAAGAGTACAG GGGGAAAGGAAGTGCTTAACTTTCTATCTGCCCAAACTCTTTATTGTTGGACTGTTGTGGCTGGCCTCTGTTACATTGGGAATATGGCAAAC TGTGAATGAAGTACATGACCCTACATATCAATACAGAGTTGACACAGGTAATTTCCAG GGAATGAAAATCTTCTTCCTTGTGGTGGCAACCACATACATTCTTTACCTTTTGTTCCTGATAGTGAGGGCATGCTCAGAACTTCGAAACATGCCTTATGTTG ATCTCAGGTTAAAATTCTTGACTGCATTAACCTTTGTGGTGCTTGTCATTAG cattGTTATACTCTACCTACGCTTTGGAGCACAGGTTCTACAGGACAACTTTGTTGCTGAGCTGTCAACTCATTATCAGAACT CAGCAGAATTCTTATCATTTTATGGATTATTGAACTTTTATCTCTACACATTAGCCTTTGTGTATTCCCCCTCGAAGAATGCACTGTATG aATCACAGTTGAAAGACAATCCTGCTTTTTCTATGCTGAATGATTCAGATGACGATGTGATTTATGG GAGTGACTATGAAGAGATGCCTCTTCAGAATGGCCAAGCTATTAGAGCCAAGTATAAAGAAGAGTCGGACAGTGATTGA
- the TMEM181 gene encoding transmembrane protein 181 isoform X5 yields the protein MDRAIAVTNYSHLNEYNEQQVKNQKAKLASCRLAPMRLYTLSKRHFVLVFVVFFICFGLTVFIGIAGPNVIETSVARTDLNNSLKLKPFNLSSPPLSTYNQQLWLTCVVELDQHDGSLKKNVTMTVKVLGVVKDGSTPYVNNQVHNRTRLLSCAQKCSEIIVAHLGYLNYTQYNIFVSFEDLNKLTYTIQNITFTWKTYNPTFSQVEIWFRFVFVVLTFMVTCLFAHSLRKFSMRDWGIEQKWMSILLPLLLLYNDPFFPLSFLVNSWFPGMLDDLFQSLFLCALLLFWLCVYHGIRVQGERKCLTFYLPKLFIVGLLWLASVTLGIWQTVNEVHDPTYQYRVDTGNFQGMKIFFLVVATTYILYLLFLIVRACSELRNMPYVDLRLKFLTALTFVVLVISIVILYLRFGAQVLQDNFVAELSTHYQNSAEFLSFYGLLNFYLYTLAFVYSPSKNALYESQLKDNPAFSMLNDSDDDVIYGSDYEEMPLQNGQAIRAKYKEESDSD from the exons ATGGACAGAGCCATAGCTGTGACTAATTATTCACACTTAAATGAATACAACGAACAACaagtaaaaaaccaaaaagccaaaC TTGCTTCCTGTAGGCTGGCCCCGATGCGATTGTATACACTGTCCAAAAGGCATTTTGTTCTGGTCTTTGTAGtattctttatttgttttggtcTGACAGTCTTCATAGGAATAGCAG GTCCTAATGTAATTGAAACTTCTGTAGCAAGAACTGACCTAAATAATAGCCTAAAG CTGAAGCCATTTAATTTAAGTTCACCACCACTGTCAACTTACaaccagcagctgtggctgaccTGTGTGGTTGAGTTGGATCAGCATGATG GATCCCTCAAGAAGAATGTGACTATGACAGTCAAAGTCCTGGGAGTGGTGAAGGATGGAAGCACACCATACGTTAACAATCAAGTTCACAATCGGACGAGGTTACTCAGTTGTGCACAA AAATGCAGTGAAATCATTGTTGCTCACCTGGGCTACCTGAACTACACTCAGTACAACATATTTGTTAGCTTTGAAGATCTAAACAAGTTAACGTACACCATCCAGAATATTACTTTCACA TGGAAGACTTATAATCCAACCTTTTCACAAGTGGAAATATGGTTCCGATTTGTCTTTGTAGTTCTTACTTTTATGGTCACG TGTCTGTTTGCACATTCCTTGCGGAAATTCTCCATGAGAGACTGGGGTATTGAACAGAAATGGATGTCCATCCTACTTCCTCTCTTGCTACTTTACAATG atccatttttccccctttcttttctgGTGAACAGCTGGTTTCCTGGAATGCTGGATGATCTATTCCAGTCACTGTTTCTGTGTgcattgttgttgttttggctTTGTGTCTACCATGGTATAAGAGTACAG GGGGAAAGGAAGTGCTTAACTTTCTATCTGCCCAAACTCTTTATTGTTGGACTGTTGTGGCTGGCCTCTGTTACATTGGGAATATGGCAAAC TGTGAATGAAGTACATGACCCTACATATCAATACAGAGTTGACACAGGTAATTTCCAG GGAATGAAAATCTTCTTCCTTGTGGTGGCAACCACATACATTCTTTACCTTTTGTTCCTGATAGTGAGGGCATGCTCAGAACTTCGAAACATGCCTTATGTTG ATCTCAGGTTAAAATTCTTGACTGCATTAACCTTTGTGGTGCTTGTCATTAG cattGTTATACTCTACCTACGCTTTGGAGCACAGGTTCTACAGGACAACTTTGTTGCTGAGCTGTCAACTCATTATCAGAACT CAGCAGAATTCTTATCATTTTATGGATTATTGAACTTTTATCTCTACACATTAGCCTTTGTGTATTCCCCCTCGAAGAATGCACTGTATG aATCACAGTTGAAAGACAATCCTGCTTTTTCTATGCTGAATGATTCAGATGACGATGTGATTTATGG GAGTGACTATGAAGAGATGCCTCTTCAGAATGGCCAAGCTATTAGAGCCAAGTATAAAGAAGAGTCGGACAGTGATTGA